The DNA region TCAAAATATATAAGACTGTTTGTCCATGTATCTTCCATATTGAAGCCACTGGATTTTAAATCTCTAAACATTTCTTCTATAATAAATCTTTTCTTATATTCATTAACAGCATTCTTACTATCAAGATTGGTTACTATATACCAGGTATCCGCTGCTTCTTCTGCCTTACAAACTGCTAAATTGCATCTATATTTTTCAGCACTTAGTAAAATTCCATTAAACTTTTTTACGCCTTTTTTTAGAGTTTTTATATCTCTAAGGTATTTTATTTTTTCTTTCCCTTCTATATTTACAAGCATATCATTGGTACATCTTATACAATATTTCCATCCTATTTTATTTATAAACTTAAATAAATCTATACTCTTAAAACCTCTATCTGCCAGCAATACAACTTCATAATTATATGAACTTATAAGATCCTTAATCTCTTCTATTCCCTGTTTTATATGTTTGAAATTTTTATTATCTTTTTCATTATATTCAAATATTTTATACCATAGTGGAACTGCTCTTTTTCCCACTTTCAGCGAAAATTTAAGTATTAAAAATTTATCTTCCAGTGTTGTATGGTCAAATATTACAACCAGTTTATTAGTGGTACTTCTTTTTATATAATTTATCATAATTTCATCGATAAAATTATAATATAGGTAGTCTGACTTTATTGTTGAACTTGAAAAAAATCTATAAATTCTTTTTATTTTACTTTCTTCATTGGCTTCTGTATAGTAATCCTTTAGCTTTTCTGATATTTCTGAGATTATAACTGATTTTGATAACAATATTCCCAAAACAATATATACTAAATTTTTTAGTTTCTTGGATGATATGGGTAAAATCTCATATAGCATTTTTCCTAATTCTGCGGTAATATATTCTTGATTGTTAAGCATAGCCAATTCTCCTTTTTTATAAGTTTGTTTGTCCGAATTTAACTTATATTTTAGGGCTTGGCTATGTTTTTTCTATCCTTTTTTTCATGTTACTTTATTCCATGTTAATTTTTCTCTTTTTACTGTCCTTACGTCAGGAGACATACCTGTAAATTTTTAGATAATGATGAATTTCGAAACTATTTGACTTGTTTTACTATGTATAGACCTGAAGGCATCGAATATATATATAGCTCTTAATAAATGGCTCTAAATGTAAAAAATTATTAATCATATTGAGCTTAAAATACGATATCCAATTATAATTTAGGACTTAAATTAAAGAGCAAGTTAGCTCGGATTTTTCTAATAGTACGAAGAAATATCAAATAAAACAAGTATCACTTTATTTAAATTGAAAGCTAGCTTATTCAACCAATAAGCTTATTGAAACTTTCCCACACTTTTCCCACAAAAGTTTCAGATAGCTATAGTTTTGATTAGAAAGTATAAGTAAGGAAATGTAGTAATATCAACATTTATAGGAAAGTGCAGAAAAATAAAAAGCTATTAAAACAAATCTGAAGGTCGGGAGTTCGAGTCCCCCTGGGTGCACCAAAAGCCTTGATACAAGCCAATTTGCAGAAATGTGAATTTGCTTGTATTCTTATTTTCCCACAAAAGTTATAGATAGATATAAAAAACTATACAAATAAATCATTTAATTTTTTGTGTTTTTCTTTAAAGTATGTTCTTTATCTTAATTTTGCTTGAATTGGATATTTACTTGTAGGCCTATTTATGTATCATGGATAAGATTAGATTAATTCTTTTTACACATTATTTTACACTCTCTTTTATCATTTTATAAAATAAGCAATGGTAAGTAGCTTTCACTCTATTATTTTCTCTGAAATTTTTATTATAAAGATTAATTACTTTTCTCATAAAAGCTGGTGAAGTACATCTGCCATCTTTATTACTATTATTGGCACCAATTTTCTTAATGGAATAAAAAAAATCTCTACAATCATTAAAATACTCATATTCAAATAGTTCTTTGCTTTCTACTAAAATTTCATTATTGCTATTTTTATTTCTTATAGTATTTTTACACATTGTATGCAATTCATTTAAACTATGAAAAGACTGTCCGGAATATATGGGCTCTTTTATGGACATTGTTTGTTTTGCTTTTTCAAAACATTCATTTAATTCATTAAAGGTATAACGGCCAAATGTAGAAAAGCAAAGTATACCGTTTTTATTTAATGAGTTATATAATTTCCTTAGTGTTAGTGGCATATGATTAAACCATTGAAATGTGGCATTCGAAATAATAATATCATAAGTAGTATTAATGTCTATCTCTTCTATATCTCCACAAATAAAATCTATAGAGTCATTTTTAAATTTAGACTTTATTTCAGCAATCATTCCAGGTGCAATATCAACAGCAGTTATATGTGCAAGAGGGAAAAGATCTACTAATGCAGTAGTTAGATATCCTGTCCCACAACCAATTTCTAAAATATTTTTAATTTTAAGGTTATCTTTATTACTCTGCAGCATAAAATCTATTAAAATATCTCTCATATTTTTTTGTACATGAGTATATTGATTATAATTTGAAGCATTTTTACTAAAATGAAGTTTTACTTGTTGTTTATCAATCATATATATTTACCTTCCTTTATTCCCTTAGAAAATTAACATTACTTTTGATTTATACTACAGTTCTTACTTGTTAAAGTGAAAGAGTTATAATACCTACAGTTTGTATAAAAAAGACATTTGTGACGATTAGTTATAGGATAAATTCACATATAGCATTGTAACAATCACTAGCATTTGTAAAGAATGGAATATGTCCTGCCTGTTTTATTATTTTTATATGGCAATGACTTACCATGTTTTTTATATATACGGCAGATTCTAAAGGACATATACTATCTTCTTCACCATGAATTATTAATAAAGGTATATTTATGTCTACTAATCTATTTCTTAAATCTTTTTCTATTAAATAATCTAGTCCTAATATTAAAGAGTTTATGGATTGATCTTCAATGCTATCTTTTATAATCCGTAGAAATTGAATATCATATTTCTTTTGCTTTTCTACTTTTGAAAACATAGCACTATTAAAATTAAGTAATGTTTCTTTAGGATTTCTATTAAGCTGAAACTTCATTCTTTCTACAATTCTTTTATTCCAACCTATATTGTATTCATCTTCTTTATGTTGAACAAAACAGCTTGTACCTCCAATTAGAATTACGTTATTAATATTCCAAGAAGCATCCAGTGCGATCTCTTGAGCGACCAATGATCCTAATGACCATCCTAATAAAGAAAAATAGGTAAGTTGTTTTTGTTCTATAACTTTTATTATCCTTTGTTTAAATTCATCTATTGAATGAATGTTATCCCATTCAATAGATATTAATTGAAAATTCATTGATAAAAACTCATTGATTTTTTCAAAAACAGAACTTTTCATTCCCCAACCAGGCAGCATAATTAAATATGGCTTATTCATATTAACCTCCAATAATATTTAATTTTTTCCCAATAAATTTCATTTTTATTAATACTTCTTCTAAATCTTGCTTTGTATGGGTTGCCATCAAAGAGAGTCTTAAACGGCTTGTACCTTTAGGCACAGAAGGGGGACGAATAGCTGGTATATATATACCTTCATTTAATAAGCTTTTACTAAATTCAACAGCTTTATCTGCTTCACCAATCATAATAGGAATAATGGGAGTTTCTGTTTTCATTACATCAAAGCCTGCTGTTTTAAGTTCATTTTGAAACCAGCTAGACATTTTTAATAAATTAACTCTTCTTCCCTCATCTTTTTCAATAATTTCTAATGCTTTGATAGAAACAGCGATAGTACTAGGCGATAAAGCTGTAGAATAGATAAAGCTTCTGGCGCAGTTTTTTAAGTAATTAATTAAATCTTTTTTACCAGCTACATATCCTCCTTCCGAAGCAACAGCTTTACTTAATGTTCCCACCATAATATCAATTTTATTATGTAATTGAAAATAGGAAGATGTACCAGATCCATTTTTACCTAAAACACCTGTAGCATGAGCATCATCTACCATTGTCATTATACTGTGTTCTTTTGCAATTTTTACAATGTCTGGCAATGGAGCTATATCTCCATCCATACTAAATACACCATCTGTTACAATTAAATTGTTACTTCCTTTATACTTATTTATTTTGTTTAGTAAATCGTTCATATCGCAATGCTTGTATCTAATAAGTTTTGAACCGCTTAAACGGCATCCGTCAATAATACTTGCATGATTTAATCTATCACCAAAAATTACCCAGCTTTTATTACATAAGGCCGTAATAATACCTACATTAGCCATATATCCTGTATTAAAAATTAAACTTGCTTCAGCACCTTTAAAAAATGCTATTTTTTCCTCCAAAGCTTTATGTATATCGAAACTTCCTGTAGTTAACCTAGAGCCACCCGAACCAACACCATATAAATTGATTGCATTAATGGCAGCTTTTTTTAACCTAAAATCATCACAAAGACCTAAATAGTTATTTGAACCTAAAAGTATGAAATCTTTTCCTTCAATTTTAACCCTAGGGGATTGTGATGTTTCAATGTATCTAAGTTCTCTATATAATCCTTTTTCTTTGATTTTTCTAAGTTTTTCTGTTATATAGTTCATAATTTAATTCTCCTACAAATCAAATACATAATTTATTAAATCTTTTTATGATATCTATTTTATAAAGATAAACTAATATTAAAGAATTGTCAACCGGTAAATGATTATTAGTTAACAAATAAAAAGTACGAAGAAATGAAAGGTGATTTTAAATAAAGATTTAATCATATATTATTTTTAAGCATAACTCTATTTAAATTAAAAGTTGACTTATCTAATCAATGGCTAATCTAAATTTTCCCACACTTTTCCCACAAAAGTTATAGATACATTTAGTTTCTTTTAGAAGAGAATAGTTGATAAATTTAGTAAGATCAATAGTTATAGCGAATTTTAGAAATATATAATTTGATAGTAAATTTTCTATTGTTATAATTTAACGCTTAATCAATTATATGGTATTATCTAATATATAGTTAATACGGACTAGTAGGATATGATGAATTAAATAAAATGGAGAGATTTATGAATAATTATATACTTAAACTAAGAAAAATAGTCGGTCAAAGGCCACTTATACAATGTGGAGCATGTATAATTATAAATGATAACAACAAAATTATATTTCAATTAAGAACTGACAATAAAAAATGGGGTTTACCTGGTGGATCAATAGAATTAGGGGAAAAAGTTGAAGAAACTGCTATTAGGGAAGTGAAAGAAGAAACAGGTTTGTTAATAAGTTTAAAAGATTTAAAATTATTTGGCGTTTTTTCAGGTGAAAGACAGCACTATGTATATCCTAATAGAGATGAAGTATATAATGTTGTCACTGTATTTACAACAAGCGTATATAGTGGTCAATTATGTATGGATAATAAAGAAAGTATGTTTTTACAATTCTTTGCACTTGATAAACTACCAATTTAAATAAATCCACCAGATATAGAAGTTGTAGAGAAATATATTAAATTCATAAGTAATAAATGAGGATTAATTATAATTACACAGGGTGCATTTACTATAATGCTTAATGAAAATAAAGATAGAATTTTACTTGTTAAAAGAGAAGATATTCCAGCTTGGGATTTACTGGGTGGTAGATTAAATGATGATGAAAATCCAACTCAGTGTGCC from Clostridium pasteurianum BC1 includes:
- a CDS encoding IS4 family transposase encodes the protein MLNNQEYITAELGKMLYEILPISSKKLKNLVYIVLGILLSKSVIISEISEKLKDYYTEANEESKIKRIYRFFSSSTIKSDYLYYNFIDEIMINYIKRSTTNKLVVIFDHTTLEDKFLILKFSLKVGKRAVPLWYKIFEYNEKDNKNFKHIKQGIEEIKDLISSYNYEVVLLADRGFKSIDLFKFINKIGWKYCIRCTNDMLVNIEGKEKIKYLRDIKTLKKGVKKFNGILLSAEKYRCNLAVCKAEEAADTWYIVTNLDSKNAVNEYKKRFIIEEMFRDLKSSGFNMEDTWTNSLIYFENLYLCLCIAYTWMIILGADCSKNKKSKIIGATKKIRNKIVRIYSLFSSGLTWFNRCYDSNRKKYALKFNLILYDI
- the bioC gene encoding malonyl-ACP O-methyltransferase BioC, which produces MIDKQQVKLHFSKNASNYNQYTHVQKNMRDILIDFMLQSNKDNLKIKNILEIGCGTGYLTTALVDLFPLAHITAVDIAPGMIAEIKSKFKNDSIDFICGDIEEIDINTTYDIIISNATFQWFNHMPLTLRKLYNSLNKNGILCFSTFGRYTFNELNECFEKAKQTMSIKEPIYSGQSFHSLNELHTMCKNTIRNKNSNNEILVESKELFEYEYFNDCRDFFYSIKKIGANNSNKDGRCTSPAFMRKVINLYNKNFRENNRVKATYHCLFYKMIKESVK
- a CDS encoding alpha/beta fold hydrolase — its product is MNKPYLIMLPGWGMKSSVFEKINEFLSMNFQLISIEWDNIHSIDEFKQRIIKVIEQKQLTYFSLLGWSLGSLVAQEIALDASWNINNVILIGGTSCFVQHKEDEYNIGWNKRIVERMKFQLNRNPKETLLNFNSAMFSKVEKQKKYDIQFLRIIKDSIEDQSINSLILGLDYLIEKDLRNRLVDINIPLLIIHGEEDSICPLESAVYIKNMVSHCHIKIIKQAGHIPFFTNASDCYNAICEFIL
- the bioF gene encoding 8-amino-7-oxononanoate synthase: MNYITEKLRKIKEKGLYRELRYIETSQSPRVKIEGKDFILLGSNNYLGLCDDFRLKKAAINAINLYGVGSGGSRLTTGSFDIHKALEEKIAFFKGAEASLIFNTGYMANVGIITALCNKSWVIFGDRLNHASIIDGCRLSGSKLIRYKHCDMNDLLNKINKYKGSNNLIVTDGVFSMDGDIAPLPDIVKIAKEHSIMTMVDDAHATGVLGKNGSGTSSYFQLHNKIDIMVGTLSKAVASEGGYVAGKKDLINYLKNCARSFIYSTALSPSTIAVSIKALEIIEKDEGRRVNLLKMSSWFQNELKTAGFDVMKTETPIIPIMIGEADKAVEFSKSLLNEGIYIPAIRPPSVPKGTSRLRLSLMATHTKQDLEEVLIKMKFIGKKLNIIGG
- a CDS encoding NUDIX hydrolase, with amino-acid sequence MNNYILKLRKIVGQRPLIQCGACIIINDNNKIIFQLRTDNKKWGLPGGSIELGEKVEETAIREVKEETGLLISLKDLKLFGVFSGERQHYVYPNRDEVYNVVTVFTTSVYSGQLCMDNKESMFLQFFALDKLPI